DNA sequence from the Lysinibacillus sp. OF-1 genome:
GGAGGACTTGTTAAAGAGACAAGTTGAACAACATCAATGGTATATGGGTTTAATGCCTCCCGTAATAGAGCACTTTCTTCTAATGGAACATCTGGTACGATTATTCCCTTAACGCCCCCAGCTACACAGGCTTTTGCAAAAGCCTCTAAGCCATACGCTAACACTGGATTGAAATAAGTCATGACAACTAGAGGTACCGTGATTTCATCTCTAAATGAAGTGAGCGTTTGCAATACCTTCGTTAATGTTACGCCAGCTGCGAGTGCACGTTCTCCTGCCCGCTCAATTGTTGGCCCATCTGCAACAGGGTCTGTAAAGGGGATACCTACTTCAATAGCTGTCACACCTAGCTGCTGTAGTGTTAGGATGGTTGGCTTGATCGTTTCTAGCCCTCCATCACCTGCCATGATATACGGAATAAAGGCTTTGTTTCCTGCTACCTTTGCTTGTTCAATTGCTTGTTGTAACGTCGTCATTTGCCATCTCCTCCTAGTACCGCCCTAACCGTGTGTACATCCTTATCTCCGCGAC
Encoded proteins:
- the trpA gene encoding tryptophan synthase subunit alpha, with protein sequence MTTLQQAIEQAKVAGNKAFIPYIMAGDGGLETIKPTILTLQQLGVTAIEVGIPFTDPVADGPTIERAGERALAAGVTLTKVLQTLTSFRDEITVPLVVMTYFNPVLAYGLEAFAKACVAGGVKGIIVPDVPLEESALLREALNPYTIDVVQLVSLTSPPERIAHIAAASQGFVYAVTVNGITGARSRFAANLEQHFASLRQASSIPVLAGFGISTPEQVKRMGSLGDGVIVGSAIVTALHEEDMTTVAALVAASKGVFEKSTL